The proteins below are encoded in one region of Clostridium pasteurianum DSM 525 = ATCC 6013:
- the mtlD gene encoding bifunctional mannitol-1-phosphate dehydrogenase/phosphatase, with protein sequence MIFENKKVNAAIFDMDGTMFDTERLRMKMLKDASKMLYGESIDDQILIDSLGLSAKSSEALAKERYGKDYPYKEIRKKADELELQYVRKNGVPIKEGLIDVLERLKRNGVLLAVATSSRRVITEEYLMRANIIGYFDIIVCGDEVEKGKPNPEIFLKAAGELNCEPSNCLIFEDSQNGLLAAADSASMPIFIKDMKEPKEEIKARAFKAYDNMLEFLEDLIKYTAKMPTPPKLNEHFPKRLNHMKVGIHGFGAIGGGYLTQIFSHWDGYTRPAEIIGATRNSNLIELINAFGKFNVHYESLAFDQTITNVRLINTSDEEAMKKMYSQSEIIGLSLPEGAIKKEADIIAKGLIERYNNNGKYITILVILNKIGGGLYVKDNVEKSLKKFIGEEKAKEIIEKALFTETVVNRMVSKIKEQTILKQVKMNLKTVEGNILKKDIDISSILGIPSNENMDRNRNKKAADVNTSDSLISNISKKLYNVSEIAHELSKLNITVFNSEADMLLYASKGSLILERMRQIKTVDNIAEMQDVKNKLSNGTHAIIAWYSSLLGYKTIGQGMGDEQVISLVKKVMSKEIKPAIVKNNKELTEYVDSFIAKFIKRCRYSFKDPCVRVGRDPLRKLKSGERVMGTIDLAHKNGVSTPMLEFGVAAGLLYSILAVNPKDKECEVIRKVYEKEKSIKAVLTYEGNYNGKPYKCLDEEKDKDLIKRIERQFEVLAGSIERKDLLMTS encoded by the coding sequence ATGATTTTTGAAAATAAAAAAGTAAATGCGGCTATTTTTGATATGGATGGAACTATGTTTGATACAGAAAGACTTAGAATGAAAATGTTAAAAGATGCATCTAAAATGCTTTATGGGGAAAGCATTGATGATCAGATATTAATAGATTCCCTAGGACTTAGTGCAAAGTCTTCAGAAGCTCTTGCTAAAGAGAGATATGGGAAAGATTATCCCTATAAGGAAATTCGTAAAAAAGCAGACGAGCTTGAACTGCAATATGTTAGAAAAAATGGAGTCCCCATTAAGGAAGGTCTCATAGATGTTTTAGAGAGGCTGAAGAGAAATGGCGTATTGCTGGCAGTAGCTACTTCAAGCAGAAGAGTTATAACAGAAGAATATCTTATGCGTGCTAATATAATAGGTTATTTTGATATTATTGTATGTGGAGATGAGGTTGAAAAGGGTAAACCTAATCCTGAAATATTCTTGAAGGCAGCTGGTGAATTAAATTGTGAACCTTCAAATTGTTTAATATTTGAGGATTCTCAAAATGGACTTCTTGCAGCAGCAGATTCTGCTTCAATGCCTATATTTATAAAGGACATGAAAGAACCAAAAGAAGAAATTAAAGCTCGTGCATTTAAAGCTTATGACAATATGTTGGAATTTTTAGAAGATTTGATAAAATATACTGCTAAAATGCCTACACCGCCAAAATTAAATGAGCATTTCCCAAAAAGATTAAACCATATGAAAGTTGGAATTCATGGTTTTGGTGCTATTGGAGGAGGGTATTTGACACAAATTTTTTCACATTGGGATGGATATACAAGACCAGCTGAAATAATTGGAGCTACAAGAAATTCAAATCTCATAGAACTTATAAATGCCTTTGGAAAATTTAATGTTCATTATGAAAGTTTGGCCTTTGATCAGACAATTACTAATGTGAGGTTGATAAATACCTCAGATGAAGAAGCCATGAAGAAGATGTATTCTCAGTCGGAAATAATCGGGCTTAGTCTTCCAGAAGGAGCTATCAAAAAAGAAGCAGATATTATTGCAAAGGGACTTATAGAAAGATACAACAACAATGGTAAATATATAACAATCCTCGTAATACTAAATAAAATAGGTGGAGGATTATATGTAAAAGATAATGTAGAGAAGTCATTGAAAAAGTTTATTGGAGAAGAAAAAGCTAAAGAGATTATAGAAAAAGCTTTATTTACAGAAACAGTTGTAAATAGGATGGTATCTAAGATAAAGGAACAAACTATACTAAAACAAGTAAAAATGAATTTAAAAACTGTTGAAGGAAACATTTTGAAAAAGGATATTGATATTAGTTCTATTTTAGGTATTCCTTCAAATGAGAATATGGATAGAAACAGAAATAAAAAAGCAGCAGATGTAAATACAAGCGACTCCTTAATAAGTAATATTTCTAAAAAACTGTATAATGTATCTGAAATTGCTCATGAATTATCCAAGCTGAATATTACTGTATTTAATAGTGAAGCTGATATGCTGCTGTATGCAAGTAAGGGAAGTCTTATTTTAGAGAGAATGAGGCAGATTAAAACTGTGGATAATATAGCTGAAATGCAGGATGTAAAAAATAAGTTATCTAATGGAACTCATGCTATTATTGCTTGGTATTCAAGTCTTTTAGGATATAAGACTATTGGTCAGGGAATGGGAGATGAACAGGTAATTTCTCTAGTTAAAAAGGTTATGAGCAAAGAAATAAAACCAGCTATTGTAAAAAACAATAAAGAATTAACAGAATATGTAGACAGCTTCATAGCTAAATTTATTAAGAGATGCAGATATTCTTTTAAAGATCCTTGTGTACGTGTTGGTCGTGATCCTCTTAGAAAATTGAAAAGTGGTGAGCGTGTAATGGGAACTATTGACTTAGCCCACAAAAATGGCGTGTCTACTCCTATGCTTGAGTTTGGTGTTGCGGCAGGATTACTTTATTCTATTTTAGCTGTTAATCCAAAGGACAAAGAATGTGAAGTTATCAGAAAGGTATACGAAAAAGAGAAGTCCATAAAAGCCGTGCTTACTTATGAAGGAAACTATAATGGGAAACCGTATAAGTGCCTTGATGAGGAGAAGGACAAAGATTTGATTAAGAGAATAGAAAGACAATTTGAAGTTCTAGCTGGAAGTATTGAGAGAAAAGATTTACTCATGACCAGCTAG
- a CDS encoding metal-dependent transcriptional regulator, whose amino-acid sequence MDKLTFTMENYLEAVYELSNGNQGTRLTDIAIKMDVTKATANTAMSVLSEKKLITNEKYHKIYLTEEGLKLAKIISEKHQVIQKFFTEVLNIDNTIANTDACAIEHVISNYSITAMNNFLNNVWIKNSLNK is encoded by the coding sequence ATGGACAAACTTACTTTTACTATGGAAAATTATCTTGAAGCTGTATATGAATTATCCAATGGGAATCAAGGCACTAGATTAACAGACATTGCCATTAAAATGGATGTGACCAAAGCTACGGCTAATACAGCCATGTCAGTACTTTCTGAAAAAAAACTTATTACTAATGAAAAGTATCATAAAATTTACCTTACTGAAGAAGGTCTAAAACTGGCAAAAATCATTTCAGAAAAACATCAAGTTATTCAAAAATTTTTTACTGAAGTTCTAAACATCGATAATACTATTGCGAACACTGATGCCTGTGCTATTGAACACGTAATCAGTAATTATTCCATTACTGCTATGAATAATTTTTTAAATAATGTTTGGATAAAAAATTCTTTGAACAAATAA
- the cooS gene encoding anaerobic carbon-monoxide dehydrogenase catalytic subunit — protein MSICENCTTCQSADKVLEGFIGSMNMETSHHRVESQKTKCGFGTQGVCCKLCANGPCRITPKSPRGVCGANADTIVARNFLRAVASGSACYLHVIENTALNLKSIGETKGTIKGVNALNRVASILNIEENDIHKKAVLVAESVLKDIYKPRYEKMEIVEKMAYKPRVENWKKLNIMPGGAKSEVFDAIVKTSTNLNSDPVDMLLNCLNLGISTGLYGLTLTNLLNDVMLGEPVIRPAKVGFKVVDTDYINIMVTGHQHSTISHLQDILNNEEVAAKAKVAGAKGFKLVGCTCVGQDLQLRGEHYKDVFSGHAGNNFTSEALIATGGVDIIVSEFNCTLPGIEPIVDEFMVKMICLDDVAKKANAEYKPYSFENREEISDYIIDEAVKSYSARRDKVTINIPMDHGYDDVITGVSEESLKNFLGGTWKPLVDLIASGKIKGVAGVVGCSNLTAKGHDIFTVELTKELIKRDIIVLSAGCSSGGLENVGLMSPSAAELAGENLKEVCKSLGIPPVLNFGPCLAIGRLELVATELAAYLGIDIPQLPLVLSAPQWLEEQALADGAFGLALGLPLHLAIPPFITGSKVVTKVLTEDLEGLTGGKLILEDDVVKAADKLEEIVLNRRKSLGL, from the coding sequence ATGTCAATATGTGAAAATTGCACAACATGCCAATCAGCAGATAAAGTACTAGAGGGTTTTATAGGCTCTATGAATATGGAGACTTCTCATCACAGAGTAGAAAGCCAAAAGACAAAATGTGGGTTTGGTACCCAGGGCGTCTGCTGCAAATTATGTGCCAATGGTCCTTGCAGAATAACTCCAAAATCACCAAGAGGTGTCTGCGGAGCTAATGCAGATACAATAGTAGCAAGAAACTTTTTAAGAGCTGTGGCTTCCGGTTCTGCTTGCTACCTTCACGTTATTGAAAACACTGCTTTAAATTTAAAATCTATAGGAGAAACCAAAGGCACTATAAAAGGAGTTAATGCTCTAAACAGAGTAGCTTCAATTTTAAATATAGAAGAAAATGACATACATAAGAAGGCCGTATTAGTAGCTGAATCAGTTCTAAAAGATATATACAAACCTAGATATGAAAAAATGGAAATTGTAGAAAAGATGGCGTATAAGCCAAGAGTTGAAAACTGGAAAAAACTAAATATAATGCCTGGTGGAGCTAAATCAGAAGTGTTTGATGCTATAGTTAAAACTTCTACCAACTTAAACAGTGATCCAGTAGACATGCTACTAAACTGCTTAAATCTTGGAATATCTACAGGACTTTATGGTCTTACATTAACAAACCTGCTTAACGATGTTATGCTTGGAGAACCTGTAATAAGGCCGGCTAAAGTAGGTTTTAAAGTAGTAGATACTGATTATATAAATATAATGGTTACAGGACATCAGCACTCCACTATATCCCATTTACAAGATATATTAAATAATGAAGAAGTAGCAGCAAAGGCTAAAGTAGCTGGTGCAAAAGGCTTTAAACTTGTAGGATGTACCTGTGTAGGTCAAGATCTTCAATTAAGAGGAGAACACTATAAGGATGTATTCTCAGGCCATGCTGGAAATAACTTTACCAGTGAAGCATTAATTGCCACTGGCGGAGTAGATATAATAGTTTCAGAATTTAACTGCACACTTCCAGGTATCGAACCTATTGTAGATGAATTTATGGTTAAAATGATTTGTCTTGATGATGTGGCAAAGAAGGCAAATGCTGAATATAAGCCATATTCCTTTGAAAATAGAGAAGAAATAAGTGATTATATTATAGATGAAGCTGTTAAGAGCTACAGCGCTAGAAGAGATAAAGTCACTATTAATATACCAATGGATCATGGCTATGATGATGTAATAACTGGTGTCAGTGAAGAATCTCTTAAAAATTTCCTTGGAGGAACTTGGAAACCTCTTGTAGATTTAATTGCTTCAGGCAAAATTAAAGGTGTAGCTGGCGTGGTTGGATGCTCAAACCTTACTGCTAAAGGTCACGATATATTCACTGTGGAACTTACAAAAGAACTCATAAAAAGAGATATAATAGTTCTTTCAGCCGGATGCTCCAGCGGCGGACTTGAAAATGTAGGCTTAATGTCACCATCTGCTGCAGAACTGGCAGGAGAAAATTTAAAAGAAGTATGCAAAAGCCTCGGAATACCTCCTGTATTAAATTTTGGACCATGTCTTGCTATAGGAAGGCTTGAATTAGTGGCGACAGAGCTTGCTGCATACCTTGGAATAGATATTCCACAGCTGCCGCTAGTACTATCTGCACCACAATGGCTTGAAGAACAAGCTTTAGCTGATGGAGCTTTCGGTCTGGCCCTTGGACTGCCTCTTCACCTTGCAATACCACCATTTATAACAGGAAGTAAAGTAGTAACCAAAGTTCTTACAGAAGATCTTGAAGGCTTAACTGGCGGAAAACTTATACTTGAAGATGATGTAGTAAAAGCAGCTGATAAGCTTGAAGAGATTGTACTAAACAGAAGAAAATCATTAGGACTATAA
- the nifJ gene encoding pyruvate:ferredoxin (flavodoxin) oxidoreductase, with protein MAKIMKTMDGNEAAAYASYAFTEVAAIYPITPSTPMAESVDEWSAHDKKNIFDQAVNVVEMQSEAGAAGSVHGSLAAGALTTTYTASQGLLLMIPNMYKIAGEQLPTVFHVSARAIATHALSIFGDHQDVMACRQTGFALLASSSVQEAMDLGCISHLSTIKSKVPFLHFFDGFRTSHEYQKIEIIDYEDLKNLVDYNSIKEFRDKALNPEHPVVRGTAQNPDIYFQGREASNKFYDAVPDIVENYMKEIKSITGREYHPFDYYGAPDAENIIIAMGSVCDTIDESIDYLRNKGEKVGVIKVHLYRPFSSKYFFNVFPKTVKKIAVLDRTKEPGSLAEPLYLDVVHLFNNSAEKPIIIGGRYGLGSKDTRPSQILSVFNNLKSDNPKDKFTIGIVDDVTNTSLPEGEIIDTTPEGTINCKFWGLGSDGTVGANKTAIKIIGDNTGLYAQAYFSYDSKKSGGTTISHLRFGKKPIKSPYLVYNADYIACHNKSFIYNYDLLLGLKKNSTFVLNCPWSEEELTDKIPAPIRRYIAENNINFYTIDAISIASKIGLGGRINMIMQAAFFKLANVIPVEEALSLLKTSVEKTYGKKGQKIVDMNKAAIDQGVGALVKVNVPASWANAEEEKLPAKELPDFIKRIQLPMARHKGDELPVSAFNGMEDGRFPLGTASYEKRGIAVMVPEWQIDKCIQCNQCAYICPHATVRSFLLNDEELSKAPDTFKTKKPVGKGLEEMHFKIQISPLDCTGCGNCADVCPAPGKALIMKPADHEIEMESENWEFAMSVQEKKDVMDPKTVKGSQFRRPLLEFNGACPGCGETPYIRLLTQLYGDRMMIANATGCSSIWGASAPSIPYTANTDGKGPSWGNSLFEDNAEYGYGMYLGVRAIREKLADLMKQGMQSDLSDEVKDSFKEWLDNFNSGEGSKEASGKLLQVINSIGIGKNKIVDEILEKKDFLIKKSQWIIGGDGWAYDIGFGGLDQVISTGDDVNIFVLDTEIYSNTGGQSSKSTPTGATAKFAAAGKKTRKKDLGMMAMSYGYVYVAQIAMGANMNQTIKAITEAESYDGPSLIIAYAPCISHGIRSGMGTSIMEQKKAVNTGYWHLYRFSPLLKEEGKNPFVLESKEPTGEFKNFINGEVRYTALRTMFPEVADKMFDLAEKNAKERYESYKRLANQQFS; from the coding sequence ATGGCAAAGATTATGAAAACTATGGATGGGAATGAGGCTGCTGCTTATGCTTCTTATGCATTTACAGAAGTGGCAGCAATATATCCCATAACACCATCTACACCAATGGCAGAGAGTGTTGATGAATGGTCTGCTCATGATAAAAAGAATATTTTTGATCAGGCTGTTAATGTTGTAGAGATGCAATCTGAAGCAGGAGCAGCAGGTTCCGTACATGGATCATTAGCAGCTGGAGCTTTAACTACTACATATACGGCATCACAGGGATTACTTCTGATGATACCAAACATGTATAAAATAGCTGGTGAGCAGCTTCCAACAGTATTTCATGTAAGTGCAAGAGCAATTGCCACACATGCATTATCAATTTTTGGAGATCATCAGGATGTTATGGCTTGCAGGCAAACCGGTTTTGCACTACTGGCTTCCAGCAGTGTCCAGGAGGCTATGGACCTTGGATGTATTTCACATTTGAGCACTATAAAATCAAAAGTACCATTTTTACATTTCTTTGATGGATTCAGAACATCTCATGAATATCAAAAAATAGAAATAATTGATTATGAAGATTTAAAAAATTTAGTGGATTATAATTCTATTAAAGAATTTAGAGATAAGGCATTAAATCCTGAGCATCCAGTTGTTAGAGGTACAGCACAAAATCCTGATATATATTTTCAGGGAAGAGAAGCTTCAAATAAGTTTTATGATGCAGTTCCAGATATAGTAGAAAACTATATGAAGGAAATAAAAAGTATAACTGGAAGAGAATATCATCCATTTGATTATTATGGTGCACCTGATGCGGAAAATATAATAATAGCTATGGGTTCAGTTTGTGATACTATAGATGAATCTATAGACTATTTGAGAAATAAGGGAGAAAAGGTAGGAGTAATAAAAGTACATCTTTACAGACCTTTTTCCAGCAAGTATTTCTTCAATGTGTTTCCAAAGACAGTTAAAAAAATTGCAGTTCTTGATAGAACAAAGGAACCAGGTTCCCTTGCAGAACCTCTATACTTAGATGTTGTTCATCTATTCAACAATAGTGCTGAAAAACCAATAATAATTGGCGGAAGATATGGACTTGGTTCAAAGGATACTCGTCCTTCTCAAATTCTATCCGTATTCAATAATTTAAAAAGTGATAATCCAAAGGATAAATTTACAATAGGCATCGTAGATGATGTTACTAACACATCTTTACCAGAAGGAGAGATAATAGACACAACTCCAGAAGGAACAATAAACTGTAAATTTTGGGGACTTGGATCAGATGGCACAGTTGGTGCTAATAAAACTGCCATTAAAATAATAGGAGATAATACTGGCCTCTATGCTCAGGCATATTTTTCCTATGACAGTAAAAAATCTGGTGGTACTACAATTTCACATTTAAGATTTGGTAAGAAGCCAATAAAATCTCCATACTTAGTTTACAATGCAGATTATATTGCATGTCATAATAAATCCTTTATTTATAACTATGATTTACTGCTTGGATTAAAGAAAAATAGTACATTTGTATTAAACTGTCCATGGAGTGAAGAGGAGCTTACAGATAAAATACCTGCACCAATCAGAAGATATATTGCTGAAAACAATATAAATTTCTATACAATAGATGCTATTTCAATTGCTTCGAAAATAGGTCTTGGTGGAAGAATAAATATGATTATGCAGGCCGCCTTCTTTAAACTTGCTAATGTAATACCAGTAGAGGAAGCTTTAAGTCTTCTAAAGACATCAGTAGAAAAAACTTATGGAAAAAAAGGTCAAAAGATTGTAGATATGAATAAGGCAGCAATAGATCAAGGTGTAGGCGCTTTGGTAAAGGTTAATGTTCCAGCTTCCTGGGCAAATGCGGAAGAAGAAAAGCTGCCTGCTAAAGAATTACCTGACTTTATTAAGAGAATACAACTGCCTATGGCTAGACATAAAGGTGACGAACTACCAGTAAGTGCATTTAATGGTATGGAAGATGGTAGATTCCCTCTTGGAACTGCTTCCTATGAAAAGAGAGGTATTGCTGTAATGGTACCTGAATGGCAGATTGATAAATGCATTCAATGTAATCAATGTGCATATATTTGTCCACATGCAACAGTAAGATCATTTTTATTGAATGATGAGGAACTAAGCAAGGCACCGGACACCTTTAAGACTAAAAAACCCGTTGGTAAGGGATTAGAGGAAATGCATTTTAAAATTCAGATAAGTCCCCTGGATTGTACTGGATGCGGAAATTGTGCAGATGTTTGTCCTGCACCGGGAAAAGCTTTAATAATGAAACCTGCCGATCATGAAATTGAAATGGAAAGCGAAAACTGGGAATTTGCTATGAGCGTTCAAGAGAAAAAGGATGTTATGGATCCTAAAACAGTTAAGGGAAGTCAATTTAGAAGGCCTCTACTTGAATTCAATGGAGCCTGCCCAGGATGCGGTGAAACTCCATATATTAGACTTCTTACTCAGCTTTATGGAGATAGAATGATGATAGCTAATGCCACAGGTTGCTCATCCATTTGGGGAGCTAGTGCACCATCTATACCATATACTGCAAACACAGATGGAAAAGGACCTTCCTGGGGAAATTCACTGTTTGAAGACAATGCAGAATACGGCTATGGCATGTATCTTGGAGTAAGAGCAATTAGAGAAAAACTTGCCGATCTTATGAAACAGGGAATGCAATCAGATCTTAGTGATGAAGTAAAAGATTCCTTTAAAGAGTGGCTTGATAATTTTAACTCTGGTGAAGGCTCTAAAGAGGCCAGTGGAAAGTTGTTGCAGGTTATAAATTCTATAGGCATCGGAAAAAATAAAATAGTTGATGAAATATTGGAAAAGAAGGACTTTCTAATTAAAAAATCACAGTGGATAATAGGCGGAGATGGCTGGGCATATGATATAGGCTTTGGTGGATTAGATCAAGTAATTTCAACAGGTGATGATGTGAATATATTTGTATTGGATACTGAAATATATTCAAATACCGGTGGACAGTCATCTAAATCAACTCCAACTGGTGCCACAGCTAAATTTGCTGCTGCCGGGAAAAAGACGAGGAAAAAAGACTTAGGTATGATGGCTATGAGCTATGGGTATGTATATGTGGCACAAATTGCAATGGGAGCCAATATGAATCAGACAATTAAAGCAATAACTGAGGCTGAAAGCTATGATGGACCATCACTTATAATCGCATATGCACCTTGTATAAGTCATGGTATAAGATCTGGTATGGGAACAAGTATAATGGAGCAGAAAAAGGCAGTTAATACTGGATATTGGCATCTATACAGATTTAGTCCTTTATTAAAAGAAGAGGGAAAGAATC
- a CDS encoding DUF362 domain-containing protein, translating into MEKVALLKCTDYDVDNIEKKLREGFELLGGNSFLKSLIPENSTVLLKPNLLSIVKKGSAVITHYAMFEAVVRIVKEYSNNIIFGDSPGSADTRKAAEKSGLIEVAKRYGVKFVDFNDKVHVELENPLMYKFWNIARAPYEADVVITLPKLKTHAMMYYTGAVKNQFGCIPGSQKAAWHTKLPDAVNFSKMLLDLNSVVKTSFAILDGIIAMEGNGPRNGTPKKMDTIIMGKSLTAVDSTAVSLIGYDNVSAIPVLKVAHDTKWGTVIPEEIEILGEKVQHMKCKDFKLSRSAKVINFISPSLNNFVASLTAPNPVLIEEKCIGCKRCGEVCPEKSKVISFVKHNNKVIPKWKYSNCIRCFCCQELCPKGAIVTKDKLLSRMLGLK; encoded by the coding sequence ATGGAAAAGGTTGCTTTGTTAAAATGTACAGATTATGATGTTGATAATATTGAAAAAAAACTTAGAGAAGGCTTTGAACTTTTGGGAGGAAATTCTTTTTTGAAAAGTCTTATACCTGAAAATAGTACTGTATTGCTAAAACCTAATCTACTCAGTATAGTTAAAAAAGGTTCTGCCGTTATAACACATTATGCAATGTTTGAAGCTGTTGTCAGGATAGTTAAGGAATACAGCAATAATATAATATTCGGGGACTCTCCAGGTTCAGCAGATACGAGAAAAGCTGCTGAGAAATCAGGGTTGATTGAGGTCGCCAAAAGATATGGAGTTAAGTTTGTTGATTTTAATGATAAAGTACATGTGGAACTGGAAAATCCGTTAATGTATAAGTTTTGGAATATTGCTAGAGCACCTTATGAAGCAGATGTGGTTATAACTCTGCCTAAGCTTAAAACTCATGCCATGATGTATTATACTGGAGCAGTTAAGAATCAATTTGGATGTATACCTGGTTCTCAAAAGGCAGCATGGCATACAAAACTACCAGATGCAGTTAACTTTAGTAAAATGCTTTTAGACCTAAATTCTGTTGTGAAAACCAGCTTTGCAATTCTTGATGGTATAATTGCTATGGAGGGGAATGGTCCAAGGAATGGAACACCTAAAAAAATGGATACCATAATTATGGGTAAATCTCTTACAGCCGTTGATTCTACAGCGGTAAGTCTAATTGGTTATGATAATGTATCAGCTATACCCGTTTTAAAAGTTGCTCATGATACAAAATGGGGAACTGTAATTCCAGAAGAAATAGAGATTCTGGGAGAAAAAGTTCAGCACATGAAATGTAAAGACTTTAAGCTCTCACGAAGTGCTAAGGTAATTAATTTTATAAGTCCGTCACTAAATAATTTTGTTGCTTCACTTACTGCACCTAATCCAGTTCTAATAGAAGAAAAATGTATAGGCTGTAAGAGATGCGGTGAGGTCTGTCCAGAAAAATCTAAAGTAATATCCTTTGTAAAACATAATAATAAGGTAATACCAAAATGGAAATATAGCAATTGTATACGCTGCTTCTGCTGTCAAGAACTTTGTCCAAAAGGAGCCATAGTCACAAAAGATAAGTTGTTAAGCAGGATGTTAGGGTTAAAATAG